The Triticum aestivum cultivar Chinese Spring chromosome 5A, IWGSC CS RefSeq v2.1, whole genome shotgun sequence genomic sequence ATTCGATTAAAAAGTCAGAACATCTGTGAAAGGAGGTAAAAGCATTTTTTTTTCCTCACTGCACTTGGAGGCGTGGACTCGCGGCAGCTCGAAATATCTGGCTCGTCCCTTTGGGAAAGGCCTAAAAGAAAAGGGGCCTACGTAATCTACCTTTTTCTGCTAGATTAAGCGAATCCAGCGGAGAGGCTCGCTCGACAGCGGATCGGAGTCAGACAGTGAGTGAGTGGGTGAGAGTGCGAGCTCCCCCGCacgtgacccccccccccccccccccccccccgcagtttTCCGAGGGGCGACAAGGCAAACCGTGGGTTCCTTCCGCTGCAGTGCAGCAGCCGGTTTTGCTTTCCGCTTCCCCGAAATGGCGggcgccacgccacgccacgccccCACCCCATACCCTCTCTCTAGATCTCTATCCATCTGCGTGCGCTTTCTCTCTCTAGACCGGcgtagaagaaaagaaagaagcagCTGCCGAGGGCGACCGCCGAAAGCGGCCGCCTGGGTTGGATttgctatcccccccccccccccccccccctggtttCCTCCTCGCCCGTCCTGTCGTGTCGCCTCCACCGTCAACCCACCGTCGGGCGGCACCTGGTTTTGCCCCGTCCGCCCTCGCTGACCTCCCGCATATATCCCCGCCTCTCCTGTTGCCCCTTCGTCCCCACCAGCTCGGTTGATTCATCCCTCCCTCTCTCTGCCACGATCCAGCGCGTTTCTTTGCGTCTTCTGTTATCCTTTTGGAGCTGCCTACTGCCATGGGAGCGGGGATGGTGGAGCTCGGGCCCGGGGTGGTGGAGGTTGGTGCGGCGGAGGCCGCGCAGACCGTGccgccggccaagaggaggcgggTGCTGGCCGTTaagaccgcggcggcggcggcggcaggaaggAGGCCGCGGCGCGACAGGAGGCCGACCGCCATCCAGCGGCTCTTCCAGGCCTGCCGCGCCGTCTTCAAGGGCCCCGGCACCGTGCCCAAGCCCGCCGAGGTCGCCCTGCTCCGCGCCATGCTCGGTACGCTTACCAACCACCACACATCTACCTGTATGcagatactactactagtagctACTACATGCACAATCAGCCAATCAGGACCCTGAAATTTAATTTGGTGCATGGAGTGACCCGTTAAAAGTTCGCATCTTGCTTTTGTATATCCAAAATAGTTTTACATGTCTTGGATGCCATGTACGTTCAGAATTTACTGGATTTTACTTGACAATTAGTGTCTACCATTGTTCTCTGCATACCGAAGATGTTTAATTTTGATTTTTCTACAAAAATATGTTTAATTTGAGCATGCAAATAGAGACATAGTTGAAATTCAGGGGATTCGGAAATGGGAATGTCTTAACTGCACAAAATGCTGATGATGTCGTCTACTGGTTGAATTTTACCACAACTGAATTTTGGCTGCCGGCGGTGATGTTTGCAGACAAAATGAGACCAGAGGACGTCGGCCTAAGCTCAAACATGCCCTTCTTCAGGAATAGAGAGGCGGCAACCGAAGGGACCCCCACCATCACACACACCACCATATACAAATCTGAGAAATTTTCCGTAAGTGCAGCGTAAAAAACAGTGTGtggatcatatatatatatatatatatatatatatatatatatatatatatataccccaaGGGAACTAGTTGCTGACATTTCCTTCTTTTGTTGCTCGGCAGATGGTTCTCTTCTTCTTGCCGACGAATGCGGTCATCCCTCTGCACAACCACCCCGGTATGACGGTGTTCAACAAGCTGCTCATCGGATCGATGCACGCAAAGTCATATGACTGGGCTGATCCTGATGATCCGGCTAATGAGAGTGGCGCTTCGTCGCCTGACGGTAAATGTGAGCTTCCCACCCATTTCTACTACAATTGTCACCAGATCCCCTGCTTCTGCTCCCCGGTATGCCTGGCGACACAAATGTGTATAACGTTTAGACTTCCTTGATTGCAGTGAGACTGGCACAACTAGTCGTGGATGATGTTTTCACAGCGCCGTGCGACACGTCGGTCCTGTTCCCGACGGCGGGAGGCAACATGCACCGGTTCAGGGCCGTCGCGCCATCTGCGTTCCTTGACATCCTTGGCCCCCCTTACTCCATCGAAGAGGACCGAGACTGCACGTACTACACGGACATTCCATACTCCGAGCATCGCAGTAAGTTGCCAATTCTGATCTCAAAAATCTAATCTAGATACATTATGGAGATGGACTTGCTACTAGTTATGAATTTTGACAGTGTGTGTAGCCTGCAACTGTAAACTAGCACCGAAAATGCTTGAGCTCATATCCTCCTATTTGggggtttggtttgagtgatcacAGTGAATACTTTATGCATCTTTTTACCGACAGCACGCGAGAGAATTAACTAAGAAGTATGGTTAGGCATCAATAGCAAGTTGCAACTTGCAACATAGATATTATATGTTGCATCATCAAAACAGTAGTTTGCCTTGTAAGCAGCCCACTGAATGGAGAAAGAGGTCTTTTAGTTAAGTAACAACCTGGAGCTTTCAGGTAGCTTTGTTTATCATACACTCCTTAATTAATAGTGCAAGCAAGCACACGGTTTTGCGCCCCCGTACGTGGGTTTCAGAAGCACGGGATGTCGAAACCACTTGTGCAAAACCATGTTCTAAAGGGCACTAGGCGAGAGGCATCCATATTTTAGAACAGTATTAAAGTAATGTAGCTTCACCCCAAAGATATTTAGGCTCCACTAGGTCTTGAACATTGGTCGGTAATCACATGATCATCGATGCTTCTACTGTAATCTGAAGGTTAACTAAACTTGTCTCCTCTTCTGCTGACAGTGACCAGCAATGAGCCCATCGGCGACGAGCAAGAAGGCCGGCGTCTCGCGTGGCTGAAAGAGGTCGAGATGCCGAAGGATCTGAAGATGTGCAGCGTCCGGTATGGCGGCCCGCCAATCTCCGGCAGATGATCGATGATCCTTTCCTTCCAGCCCTTTGCAACCGATGATGAGCTGTCAAGTGTCAACCCAACTCAAACCAGATGGTGTCAGAATCGCTGTTTACCTTGTGAATACAGCAGCAAGCTAGTTAGTTGAGCCATAAGAATAGGTCTCAGTTTGTGCATGATGTCTCAATCAGTTATGGCAGTTTACCATGTAAAagtgcttgcttgcttgcttttgCAGCAGCTGTGTACGTGGACCTTGTCCAGCAGATCCCTTTGTTGATCTTTTCTCAATATATAGATCATGCCATagattttactccctccgttcctaaatacttgtctttctagacatttcaaatgactactacatacggatgtatgtagacatattttagagtatagattcactcattttgctccgtatgtagtcatttgttgaaatgcctagaaagacaagtatttaggaacggagggagtacttgcttaGCCTCTACATTCCccacttttttttttgaaatgtcgCATGCTCTGCCCAATTATTTATCAGGTCTGAGATTCTTAAATTCGTCCCCCATGTCTCTCGCACTAATTTGTCATTCCTTCTTTTTCAGTTTTTTTAGATATTAATAATATCATTTTTAGAATTTCCATACTGTATTTTCTGTTTCCAATTTTCAAATTTAACAATATGATTATTGAAGTTTTAGTCGCCATctcttttgtcaaatttgagatTCTTAAATTCCTATTTCCCAACTTGTGGCTAAAACAAGTAGTACAATTTTAGTTTTTCTAATAATATCACTTACCACTTCTCTAACTTCTTGCTTTCGTTTAGTTTTTCTAATAATATCACTTACAATTTCCCTATTTTCTTGCTTTCGTTTTTTTTAAATTGTACTACTTTGCCATTCTTTTGTTTAAAAAATAGTTTTTCTAATAGTATCACTTACAATTTCCCTATTTTCTTCCGTTCGTTTTTTAAAATTAAAATTATATGTTTCTTTAAATTTAGTCGTCATCTCTTTTGTCAAATTGGGAATTCTTAAATTCCAACCTCCCCATATATCTTGGGATACTTTGTATTTTATTTTTAATCAGATTTTAGATTTAAATAATATGATCATAAGGTTTTAACATTTGCATATGTTTTGGGGGGTTTGATTTTCTCTATTCTTTCTGACGTGTGATCATATCATTCGCGTATGTGGCTAAAACAACCCTTTTTGTATGCGCCATCACGTAAGCAAAACCAAAACGGTCTTAGATGTGAAATAGTTGTGCGACTCATCAAAGGGTAAGTTGTCAGGTTAGATATATTTGAACATACTCCCTCTAATCGGTATTACATCAATTTTTATAAAAGTCATGTATGTTTGACAAAGATTATAGAAGAAAATATTAACATTGTAATataaaataaacaatgaataaaaatatattttatgaaTTTATATAATTTTTGATCCGTCATAACATgtattttattaattaaaaaaCTTGGTCAGTTTAAGTTTGAGTTGAAGGAAAACGTGGTCAGTTTGAGTTTGACTTGAAGAAAAACTAATGCACCTTTCTATTTATGATGGCGTATAGGTTTTTTTAGAGAAAGATGCGCATAGATTAAGCTGaagggaaaccctagccgccgcatcTCGCGCCTCCtccgcccctctccctcctcgccgccgtccgtagcgccgccgggcgaagcctggCCGGCTGGGCGGCGGAGTGGGTTCTCCCCATCCTTTTCGTCTTGGCTGGCGCGGGACAACGGGGTCGAGAGGGCGCAGGGCGAATGTGgggttcggcggcgcggcgggcgggtCTCCCGGCGGCGTTGTGCGCGGCGCGGTGGCAGCGGCCTGCGTGTCGCGAGGTGGTGGCTGCGTTGGGCCTGCCCGGTGGTCATGGGTGCCGCCGGATCCTGATCGGATCCATCTGGATCCTGTCTTCGGACTCCGTCGGCCGTCGTGGGGTGGTGATGGTCGTCACTGGCCACATCGGACCGCTGGTTTCGATGTCTGAAGATCTACAACGGGTTCTTCTCGATCCTcatggcgggtcgagctccatggCTCTTGCATCTTCGCAGGTTTTGGATCGTGGCTCGTTGCTGGATCCGGAGCAGATGGAGGTTTGGTGGCATAGGATGGGGACCGGAGTAAACTTTGGTCGGCTAGGCCGGCCCGGCATCGGCGACGTCACTCGACGCCGTTACCCTCCGTGGAGGTGAAGCCGAGGTCTCTCCTATCCACCTCCGAACCCCTCCCGGACGAAAGTGCAAAATTCAGTCTGGATTGGGCGGTGGCGACGTCCCGTGCGTCGTATCCTCCATGCAGGCGCTGTCTTGAGAGGACTTGCTGTTCGGGGGAGAGATGCTGTGGATGGTGGGCTCCGAGTACCTCCAGTAGTGGCGACGGTGTGGAGGTTGCCAGGTGGTGCGGCGTTGTATCTACCGCATAGATGACGACGAGTTTTGGCGGCATGGTGCAGCTGCATATCGATGACGGATGCGGCTGGATGGATGAGCGCAGGGCGGTGGAGCtgtctggcgccatggtggcgtcgacggcagcgagACCGGGcgaggtagatgcagcagtacaacactaAAGATGGATCGATagtaggtggctgcggcggcctcatacccgacaggcgtcctggttgagtaGTGCACTAGACTAATGGGTACATCATACTTGaaaggcgtcctggttgggacctcaggtcttagatgttaggtttggatgCGAGGTcagtttggtattaggcccagagtATCAGCGCCCTTTCATCAACTGATTAGGAGTAGCGAcaaatgttgcctagacggtggttTTAGTATTACTGTTGTATGATTTTGTAATGTCTTATGTGAacaatctttacctactaataaagcagtcATTGTTTCTGGTCGTACGTCATTGGCATATTTGCATAAAAGCCCCCGCGATTTTGGGTATTCAACCCGCAGTACAATAATAAGTCAACTCCAACCGGTATTGACGAGAGAAAAAACGAAATAACCCACCCGCCCGCCGATGCATCAGTCCTTCCCCACATCAGCAGTCTTTAAATTGACTATTAGTCCCACCTTGCAGCTTTGTATTGAATCCTACAAATTTATATATGTTCGAAAGTAGACAATCAACAAGCCAGATAACAAAGCAGAGATGGCTGATCAAGAGAATAAGAGAGAGATTAGATAAAACGAGCCTCCCTCAAGGCCAATGCATCACCGGCGCGGACTTGCCTCAGGGAAGCGGAACAGATCCGTGGGCGCTAGATGGAGAAGTGGAGGAGTTGCGCTGGGTGGTGGTGGGGAGCCCCTCTCTCTCCGGTGGATGGCTGGGGTGACGGGGGCAGCGGGACCGGTGCGCAGTGGCGCAGAGAGGGTCTCTATCGAGCTGGACTTGGCGCTGGACGTCACGGGTGATCCTCGTGTTCGTCGTCTCCATGCCCAGACGAAGCAGGCAGCGACGAGCCGACGACGGCTCGGGGTCGGAGATCCATGGCGCGGGTGTGATTCTCC encodes the following:
- the LOC123102068 gene encoding plant cysteine oxidase 2 isoform X1; this translates as MGAGMVELGPGVVEVGAAEAAQTVPPAKRRRVLAVKTAAAAAAGRRPRRDRRPTAIQRLFQACRAVFKGPGTVPKPAEVALLRAMLDKMRPEDVGLSSNMPFFRNREAATEGTPTITHTTIYKSEKFSMVLFFLPTNAVIPLHNHPGMTVFNKLLIGSMHAKSYDWADPDDPANESGASSPDGKLRLAQLVVDDVFTAPCDTSVLFPTAGGNMHRFRAVAPSAFLDILGPPYSIEEDRDCTYYTDIPYSEHRMTSNEPIGDEQEGRRLAWLKEVEMPKDLKMCSVRYGGPPISGR
- the LOC123102068 gene encoding plant cysteine oxidase 2 isoform X2 produces the protein MGAGMVELGPGVVEVGAAEAAQTVPPAKRRRVLAVKTAAAAAAGRRPRRDRRPTAIQRLFQACRAVFKGPGTVPKPAEVALLRAMLDKMRPEDVGLSSNMPFFRNREAATEGTPTITHTTIYKSEKFSMVLFFLPTNAVIPLHNHPGMTVFNKLLIGSMHAKSYDWADPDDPANESGASSPDVRLAQLVVDDVFTAPCDTSVLFPTAGGNMHRFRAVAPSAFLDILGPPYSIEEDRDCTYYTDIPYSEHRMTSNEPIGDEQEGRRLAWLKEVEMPKDLKMCSVRYGGPPISGR